ATtggcaattcagcaggtcctctaaaggagattggaaccatctcatattggaatgttGTCAGAGCCATGTAAGAtaagtatcacattatattggtGGAATTGGTCCGTAAGTTTGAGAGGGGTGAATTCCGCACGCTATTGATAAACGGTACCGTAGGCGTTCGCTGGGGTAAAATCATACCTTTGCGATCTGACCCGCAGGTCACATTATATATCTTATGGCGCAAGCAGCCCTGTCATTGCATATTATTTTAACGTCATATGACTATAGTTTCCATTAAATGGTGCAAAATATGTTGGACCTAGAATTTACAATTAGACGGAATGGAAATTTCTCAAGTATCTTCTTTTTGCAGTCGGTTAAATGTCTTTTTAATAGCCTCTAAACGTTTACGTTCTTGATTTATGTCAGTACATGCGTTCTGTGAACTCTTGATATGTAAATATGGGCAACTGAACATCATTTACGTTGTTTTTGACAACGCTCATACACTTTGAGAACTTTTAATAAGTAAcctaggtatttatttaaatacccgCCGTTTTGTTAATGACCAGGCGGAAATTCAAacttttaacataaaatttgaCTCCTGCCTGTAGATGCGATTGCTGTTGCGATTTAGATGCTGTCGTTAATgagattataaataaacaataaaaggTGGTTTTCAAATTACGGAATTAAGCCTGCCATAAAAGtggcaatttaaataaaattgatacagtcagcatcaaagtaacggatgaaataacattccaaaaatatttttaccttcAATTATTTTTCCAAATAGATAGTATCTATAGTAACAATAAACGTTAAAAAGTTTCTAACACAGTCTAATTTTCTACATATGACTCAAAAAGgatgttaaaatataaaaaagtttcTGACACAGTCTAATTTTTGTACATATGAATCAAAAAGGATTtgtaaatattacatattattttgaCACCGAGTTTGATGCTGACGTGTTTGAGTAAATGGTTATAgttattttacatacatactgtATTACAGAGAGACACAGATAGATAATGTAGTTACCTACTATAATAGTGGTTGCTTCTTTCTTACGATTAACTACCGATATCAAAAGGTTTTAACAGTTGATACCTTATTTTCCATTTGATAATGGTAATCTAAGCAACCGTGAAATCGTTTAATGGATTTCATATTTGAAGAAACTTGTCAATTCCGTGATACAAGTAAGAAGTACCAAACAATTGATAGCACAATtgtattcatttttaaattatacagCTTTTAAACACGTCACATCCTGAATTGTTAACGTGCCTTTCATAAAAGGAAGCCAGTTGAAAGCCGAGACAGCACCCGCAAAGCCTGCGATAGTACAAAACGATCTTATCAACAGACGCAATGTGAATCCAACCATTTTTACTGGATCTCCGTTGATCCCCTTTCTACTTCTTTAGCTCCTTGTAACTCTATTGTATCTAGGGACGGGGCAGATCTCGTTTGTCTGGATGATTCGTTGTATTGCTTGCTTGGAAGAAATAAACGTCATGTGCCATACCTgttacctacatttttaaaagcatATTTCGCAATTTGTCTTATCATCACGACTATTCGAATTCGGATATCTGTTGCCAAGGGGTGCATTCGGAAACGTAAATTACGATACGAATTTAATTTCGACACTAGAGCGCCGTTTACAAACTTTGTCGTATTGACGGTTTGAATTTTAAGGAACGAGGATCGGGGCCGATACCGGGTAGTTGATAGCGCTACTGGATATTTAATTAACGAATAGCAATTGACACTATCAAATATGAATAATtggatattaataatataatttaaatgaatacgTAGCGTTCCTTTTGCGTTAATTAATTATATCAGTCGTCAGTTATGTCAATGTATGTCAACGGCTTGTCTCTTGGAGGCCAGTTAGTTACCTTCAGAGTTTAAACGAAAAAGGTTAGTGCCGAAAGGGAATTTAACAAAGCGGTAGCGCCACCAGCAATACTCACATGTTGCTACGTGGTACGCAATTACTAAGCCTCAAAAAAAACCTTCAAGCACTAAAGTTGACATTAGAATCACGTTAATATTGCCACCAAGTGTTAATAGAAATAGGATCCGATATATGTATCGGATGACTGTAtgcagtcagctgcaaaaatatgtatctagagaatcgtctcataaatatggtactacgctcttattacactggaataagatgctatgggacatatttttgagtaagatgtgtacacccatatttttacactttactGTACCTATAAAGAAATTAGTCATTGCCTAATTGTGGTTTCATACCTACCTCTTGAACTTACCTAGGCACGTACTGGTTCAAAAGTCAAGAAGCATTCAATTGTATACTGTAGATATTCTCCCCCAATAGTCGTACATTCCAAGTTCGAATTGATTTTCCAATGTCACTTACCatatgtagtgaataatcctttcccattcccatcgtattttcacggaaacacACGAACGTGTTTTGCTATTTCAGTCAATCTcgatacaaaaagtactgaggttgattAAAGtaacatgacaaatacgaacgattccgagaaaatacgatgggaaaggattattcactacatctgtacagTTATTATGCATGGtcgtacagtcaacatcaaaagtagcggatgaaacaacgcgccaaaagtatctgatattccggataacttttccaaatacagatgaatctctaaaattcacgttcaaaactatatatttttcagtcttaattgttctacatatagaaccatccctttttgttaagctgttacagaatgatagatacttttgaagcgttgtttgatccgcaacttttgatgctgactgtacagagCTCTCAAGTTCGTGTGTCGACTTTTTAtctgtatagttcgtgtcatccacgtcACCTCTTTTTAGCTTGGCGGAACATAAGATTGCCACATTTAAcgttaggtttaaaaaaattaggggTGGCTCTCTGATTTTGAGCCTTGGGAATAGAAAATTTGAGGAACTTTCCGTTTGTAAAAAGTGGTACAAAGATGAATGCTTTGAAGTTTGCGGCATCACGGATAAGGAAACAAATGTAAACTTAATGTGTTTGTATCGTACTCCAAATACTGCAAATTTGgacatatttttcaaaaaactcGAACTACTTTTTCAGCACTTCTTTAACAAGAAATGTGTAATATGTGGTGACTTTAATATTAACTTGTTAAAGTAGGATAATAGGACTGAGGAATTCTTGTCATTGCTCACATGTTACAATTTCAAATGTCTCGTAAAATCAGTAACCTTCAAAAGAAATAATTCAGAGTCCTGTTTGGATAATATTCTTACTAATGTCTCGGAAAATGACATAATTGTTCCTTTGGTTGATCATAATGGCCTAGCTGATGGCCATGCCGCCCTTCTTGTTTCTTTTGCTGTAAACggagacaaaaaaaataaggtGGCAAAGAAATATATTTGGAAGGAGGTAAGAAAATTCAGTCGCTCAGAGAATATGAAATTTAGACAAAAAATATTGACTGAAAATTGGGCACACTTTGGTGTGAATACATTTATTGCAAAGTTCAACTTAATATTTAGAgaatgttttaaaaagaaaaagataaGAATAGACATATCAAAGGGGAACCATATTAAGTGGATCACCAATGGGATTAAGGTTTCAAGTTGCATGAAGCGCGTTTTGACGGCCGGTAAAAATTCTGGATCTGAATCAATAGCACGTTACGCAAAgaattacctaaatatttacaGGCGTGTTATCAGGCATGCCAGGAAATTGGCGGTGcagactcaaataaaaaaagcagAGAACTCATCAAAACAGATTTGGAAAGTAGTTAACAGACACCGCAACAAAAGTACCGGTAAATCGCCCGAAAATATGCTATTAAAAAATGAAGATCCAAATGGGCAATCCTCAATTGTAAACTGTCCCAGCGCTATTTGTACAATGTTCCTGGAGCAATTCTGTGAAGAAAGTGTTTCAGATACCACTGGTAATCTTGCTCTGTCAATACTTCGTACACACGTTGAAAGAGTAGAAAATGACATGGTGTTTGAGCAGGTGAACCCACGGGAAATTATCGTGATGGTCAAGAAACTAAAATCCAAGACATCGAGCGGGTATGATGGTATCCCAATCACGATTATCAAAGATAATATTGATATCCTAGCGGGTCCACTAGCACATCTTTTTAATCAGTGCGTTGAAAATTCTGTCTTTCCAGACCAATTCAAGATAGCTAAAATTTTACCAGTGCACAAAAAGGGTTCGAAAACTGATCAGAAAAACTATAGGCCCATATCACTTTTACCTATACTATCTAAGCTGCTTGAAAGGGTCATGAAGGACAGGCTCACTAGGCAtctatatatgaataaaatcataaatgagAGACAGTTCGGGTATCAGAAGAGTAGAGGCACAAATGACGCGATTAGCACTCTCATTGCTGATGTAGTTGGCCAACTTAACCACAAGAAAAAAGTGGCGGGAGTTCTGCTGGATCTTAGCTCCGCTTTTGATATGGTCAACCACAACATACTGCTATTGAAGCTGGAGCACTATGGAGTCAGAGGCAACTCGCTGGCCCTATTTCAGGCGTATTTAACAAACAGAAAGCTCTTTGTAGAAATACAGTGGAACCATGATCAACATGAAAAAGTCCACAGATCACGCATTGCTAACGCACACAGAGGGGTTCCACAGGGCTCCATATTAGGCCCTACTTTCTTCATTGTTTTTACAAATGATCTTATTAATTACATTGAAGATTTGAAGATAATGTCCCCGACACCACCTTAGTTGTTTTTGCGGATGATACGAATGCCGTTATATCTGGAAGTAGCATACCAGAATTAAACATTAAGGTTAATTATGCTCTGGGAACATTCACGAGGTGCTTTCAGGCTAATAATTTGAAACTAAATGCCAAAAAGACCAATGTAATGTTATTTAGAACCACAGCCAAAAATAAAGATGCATTGCAGATTTCCCTTGAGGGCGATAAGATAGAGCAGGTGGAGGCTGCCAAATTTTTAGGGGTGTATATTGATTCCTATTTAAATTGGAAGCCTGAATTATCTGCTGTGATAAACGCAGTAAATTGCGCATGCTATGCACTCAGAAGTCTTAGGGATGAGTTGCAACAGACTCAACTGAGAATGGTTTACCATGCACTGGTCGTATCCAAATTGCGTTATAGTATCCAACTCTGGGGCaatagttacaaatataatgtacatGCTGCTTTCATTGCGCAGAAAAGAGCTATTAGAGTAATGGCAAGGGTACCACAGGAGACTCCATGTAAACCTTACTTTTTAGACTTCAGAATTTTAACTGTTCCCAGCCTATATATACTGATTATACTCACGGACATGGTTAAAAAATTGCACTTGATTGAAACTATAGAACAGAGGGATAGACGTTTAGCTTCAAGGCGAAGAGACTTACCTCAGATCGTGAGTACCAGACTCAAAGTAGTCAAGCACGCTGCAGGGTACCAGGCTACTGTACTATTTAATAGGTTACCTGTTGAGTTAAAGTCAGTCACAAATAgccaaattttcaaaaataagttGAAGTCTTTCTTGGTAGAGAAGTGCTACTATTCGGTAGAGGAATTTGTGAATTAACAAAATTTttaacatataaaattataatagtgttttcattttctaaatttacaatttgacattctacatttatattgtaattaaatcCTAATTCCCATTTTGTTACTTTtcgtgtttttgttttaattttaatattagttgcatgtttgttgtttttgttcatgtagttttaagtagttttataataattataattcaaaattcaaacacaatgtaaatattgtttatgaataaataaataataataataatccccaatcacgcgcagatttgtgaaatttaacctttaattacattacattacgagtcaaagcacgcgtcttcgtgaatgacacaatctatataTGACCATTTGTGTCGACGGCTGTCAAACGAAGACATTAGCTTGTCCAATATTGGCAACACTTTGTACCTAACACTTGTTTTGTCACCGTGGAGTAATATGTCCTTCAATACATTCTTATTAGtcaatacaagcttttatttaacttgcaatgtttgtttgcaTGTATGGTATGTATATTAGGTCAAATCTTACAAACTAAATAAGACCCACTTGCCATTATTTGATTTGCGCTGAAACTTCGCAAACATAAGTAATTTGggtggcaatgcaatattatagtaccatcaagttgatctgatgattgaCACagcaggaggtagccatagaaACTTCATGACAAAAGTCTTTGAGTTTgttagaataatcttgataaaaattagttgcctattgaaagaaaagtacgtGAAAATTTTGACAAAACTCCGTTTTATTCACGATCTGAATCCCCTAAAGGATCCAACCTTTTGCTCCTTAGGCCTGATTGGTTATGACAGTTTTCCGGGAAGAGGACAGCGTTAACTGAAGACGCCGGGAACGGGCTGCTGTCACCGTGCCTGAGCCCCAGCATGTGGAGGGTGACGTGCGCGATCTCGTGCGGCTCCTTACACCCGGGCGATATCAGCACCACCTAGACAAAGGTCAAATCATCATATTAATGGCAAGATTTTTTGTATACGACGCATCACACAAAAAGAGataatgtttttccacttcttaaTATTTACCAtgctccatgattttttagtacctatgttattgacacaatgaaaaattaggtttataggttttccttttttttcagaatttgaaatacaaaaaaaaacttgttgcTTTGGATATATTATTCTGAAGccatcgacatcaaaatcaaagtgaattgttaagatttagttagtggtaACCGATTTCCTCTGAAATGagaattttatagaaaatgcAAAGcaatcgcaaagctattctttctcTTAACGTTACGTGAAAATTGTTGTTTCATTCTGCAAAAAACTACCTCCGTCTCTTTGTAACCATTAAGTACCTATGAGTCAAAAACGTAGTGTCAAGGGTTCACATGTAGGTTCACAGACCAGTTCCTGACAATGTCGTGTCGtcaaagtacctacctatataactAAGTTTCCATATTGAAAAGTTAGGTAAATGCtcaaatataaatgtaattatcATACAGCCTCTTATCATCTCTCATGTCGCATACAGCCTCTTGCAGCGCAAAGACTAAAGGTGTCAATTCAATACGTTTACTATATGCATAAGCCGTAAGCGAAAAGAAAGTTAAAAGTGATGTCTGTAATCTTTGACTCACGCTTCATTTTACAAGATTTAAATAACAGTTTCATCAACCACAGTTAACTGACTGATCAGCGATAAAAGCCTGTACCAAAAGTAAAAtctttaccaaaaaaaatattttactacacctaattacaattaaatattctaATCACGAAAATATTGCGGCTACGagcgtcactcattttatcaaggaaattgacagtaacAGTATCTGCGTCAACGCCACAGCAGTAATGCCGCAACAGCAATACAGCTGCATTTGCCATCCAAATATCACCTTAACTCCAAAAAAACAAGTTATAAACATACCCGTCGGCCAAACTTAACGTCAATCGCCGCGTAGCAGCAGTCCTCCAAAGCGTTCGAATAGGTGTAGTAGAGGTAATAATAGGTATTCCGACTTTCCGCCATCGCGATGGGGTTGCGCTCGTTAAAGATCAAGCAAGATTGGTTTTGGATCAGCTCGTGGCCTCGATGGATAGTTTTTAGAAGACGGTTGGAGTCTTAAAAAAGATTTAGAGGTATGTTTTACTTGTCTTTGATAAGTAGCTTGGAAAAGGATCGAATGGGATTAGGATTCCAAATAAACTGCGTGTACGGGGAAAAAAATAGTTGGATTTGCGTTTGAAAAATCTGAACATAAGGGGTGTAccgaaataaaactgtaaacttcaaatgtaaaaaaactgatgcgattgaaaataaactaaggtttttaaaataactacaataaaaaagcgacttttaatttggataattgtcagttttttttattctatttttttctgtaaGAGTGATAGGCAGCTTTTTCCTAGcacattcagtggcagctttttacggacccgtttttcatatttgcctgcatcagcccatcaactgctggaattgttaatattttttggctctttcattcttctcttttaatttgagcccaataatagaGAGAACGGCACTCCAGGACGTTTGGTGATCTTGCTCTTCTCTTCGATAAttaccaaatgcgatttttgtacgaagtaaattgtatgattttcgacttggGCTAGAATGAAATAACGCAAATTTTCGATTACTTTAGCTATCCTGAATTTCGTACGAAGAACTTAATTGACTTTCATCGTAGTTCGTTCCACTTCAACCGCATATGTAACACAgtttttacagtaaatatgacAGGCATGCTTCGTTTTTGGTCACTTGTTCCTAGGTCTGTCGCTTCAAGGCCTCTGTTCAAAAGACAACATACTACATTAGTTAtatattatg
This region of Cydia pomonella isolate Wapato2018A chromosome 17, ilCydPomo1, whole genome shotgun sequence genomic DNA includes:
- the LOC133527041 gene encoding uncharacterized protein LOC133527041, which produces MFSDEIHITFILVASCWTTSTTACLGSNNTNGTHSNLLQYFPCQWMDGIIPYVFDFFAINSNRLLKTIHRGHELIQNQSCLIFNERNPIAMAESRNTYYYLYYTYSNALEDCCYAAIDVKFGRRVVLISPGCKEPHEIAHVTLHMLGLRHGDSSPFPASSVNAVLFPENCHNQSGLRSKRLDPLGDSDRE